The genomic DNA aataacataATCCACATACTTTTTTAGGACTCTTAGTGAGGAAATACAGTTTTCATCTCTCAGGGAACCAACCTGATTGACAACCTGTTGCCTCACAAACTTGTGGTGCTCTGGAGTACGGTAAAATTGATCTGACAAAGCACGGAACTGGGGAAATACATTATGAATTGAAAACCATAAGCAGTTGCACAGCATGAATATAAAAACTAATGGCAATGTTACAGTAACTCGGTAAATTGATGCCACTTTCACGTCGATATAAAGCATGTCAGGCAAAAATAATGAGTTATTGACGGAAGTTGGAATCGCCAACAGAATTAAACCTTTAGATTTGAGTATTTGACTATGGTGAAACCTACTTTTGTGGGAACAACTGTGCATTATAATAAGAAACAATTCAAGCAACTAGCAAGTACAGGCTAAGAAACAAACCTGGCAGTTGCCATCGCCTTGAACCTTGCGCTCCACCAACTCATACAACTGCAATCTGATCATAAGTGTATATCAGAACCATAGAATCAAAATGGAAAGTAAACACTGACAGCAATCAAATCTAAGCCAGTTCATATAGCACGGAACTGTAAATTAGTGCCTTGTAgaagaaaaaacaaacaaaacacatGGCACAGTCAGTATGAAAACTAATATTTAAACTCTCAATCAGAGAAGCACCTTCATAAGATCATATGACACGCAATCATAAACATCCACTATTGTACACACGCAATCACAAACATCCATGCatctaaatatatatatatatacctatctaACAGTCTTTGATGATCTGAAGTTGCTTCATCCATTGATGGAATTTCCCCATTGATCCTAGGAACATGCTGCAAAGGCAAAAGACATTCAGTAGGATTATTACCTGGTATCACCTAGAACCATAACCATTTTAACCATGGTTTTAAATTACGGCAATTTAAACACTAAAATAACAATCCACCTATAGTCTTGGAGATCATACACAAGCACTATCACATCCACAAGCTACAGAATTAATATACAGGCACATACGACAGCGACATGACACAAGTGACAAACATAGGTTTCACACACGACTTCAACATTTATACGCCATGAAGACCAACGACAAATTAAAAGCTTACCGGCACAGGAACCATTTGATTTAGTCTCTTGCCTAACTCTCCATCAACAGACGACTCATTCACAAATTCCAAAGAGTACGAATAATCTTCACCGTCATTTGATCTATCCCCCGGACTGGAACAAGAACTTGAATTTCCCGCATCATCCATTCCCTGTGCATTCTCGTGAACTGCAGTTTAGGAAATATACATCAAAGGCAAGGTTGATAaaacaatatcaacagaataatcAAGTAAGTACCATCACAGTAATTAATAGAAGATGGTAAAAGCCAGTCCGTTGAAAAGTCGGATTGCTGAAAGTGATGGGGATCTCCATGTGCAGTTTGAACTGCATCTTCAACTTGAAACCGTGAGAACTCTTCTTGTAAGTCATGCGCAGATACTGCTTCGTTTTTTGCATAGCTACAATTAGAATTACAGGAGGTATCAAAATTATAGCCCGTCATATATTGATCGTGGTAGATCCTTCCATCTTGATTACAATCCTGACTACCATCACACCCGTAACTGGAAGTGAAATAGGAGCCAACATCAAGGAGATTTAAACCCCATCGAATGACATCTTGATCAGGCTCACTCGTTGTCATCTTCTAGAATAGTTTTACTAGAAGCCTAAAAAGCACCAAAGTAAGCAAGAGTTACACACCAGCACTTCATCATCATCCAACACACAAGTGAGAACAAGTTATTCAAGTATACTTCGTCCACAAATATTAAGATTCAGTTAAGCCAACTGAGGATCGAGCGTAACCCTGGTGGGTTTTACCTAACAGCCCCGGTGCAGCAGACTTGGCACTTCGGCAGCCAACCAGGTACTATTTAAATAGGCCGAAAATATTTACCAACTAAATATGACAAAGCCAGTATGTAGATCAATCTAACAATAGCATTAAATGAAGAGACTCGGGTGACTCAACAAGACCCACTCGACATGGTCATTATCTCCCCTCTACCACTCACTGCAACTCGTCTAAATCAAACACCCCGGATGGCTTAATCAACAACACGATTGTCGgagtcaaaaccgtctaaagCATTCTTAAGTAATTTAACAATCTAATATGTTGATCAAAATGGTTTCAACGTCAACATAAGTCTAGAATGACAAGATTGAACAAATGGGTTCCACCTTGACcttaataattaaaattaaaactgaAGAACCTTTCCCAACACACAATATATTATTAAAAGTATCATAATTTGTTATTAATATATTAGCAACTAAACGAAATCATT from Silene latifolia isolate original U9 population unplaced genomic scaffold, ASM4854445v1 scaffold_453, whole genome shotgun sequence includes the following:
- the LOC141639574 gene encoding OVARIAN TUMOR DOMAIN-containing deubiquitinating enzyme 12-like — translated: MTTSEPDQDVIRWGLNLLDVGSYFTSSYGCDGSQDCNQDGRIYHDQYMTGYNFDTSCNSNCSYAKNEAVSAHDLQEEFSRFQVEDAVQTAHGDPHHFQQSDFSTDWLLPSSINYCDVHENAQGMDDAGNSSSCSSPGDRSNDGEDYSYSLEFVNESSVDGELGKRLNQMVPVPHVPRINGEIPSMDEATSDHQRLLDRLQLYELVERKVQGDGNCQFRALSDQFYRTPEHHKFVRQQVVNQLKAQPEFYEGYVPMEYGEYLKKMSKSGEWGDHVTLQAAADSYGVKIFLMTSFKDTCYMEIIPKAQKSKRIIFLSFWAEVHYNSIYPQGDLPPCETKRKKRWWRFGNN